Part of the Bombina bombina isolate aBomBom1 chromosome 8, aBomBom1.pri, whole genome shotgun sequence genome is shown below.
TTAAACAGGGTATACTGTAGGGAGGATGTGGGGTTGTATGTCATggatttataatgctttgtatttaGAAGCTGACGTTTAGCCTCCAAAACAtacatgttctcatcccagaggacaaggttaccacccttgtccgctggcttgatTAAGAATCCTTTAGCATTCATGAGTTCGCTTAGAGCTTTCCGTTCGGGTTTTGATAGGTTGTCATCCACTATTCCTATAAGGGATAGTTGGTTAACTTCCTTCTCAACCTGTTTCACAAATATATTAACTGCCGGTACCATTGAAAgttgtggcatatatttagatttagccTTAAAGTCTGAGGTAGTTCTATTGTAACAAGGAATATCCTTTAGTTGCGTGGGGGTATACTGACTCCCCTCATTTTCTTCGAGAAGGCTTTGGAGAGTTTCTACTGTGGGCATGTCCTCTTTAGTGATGTTGACATCCTCCACTAGGTGTCTACTTTTGCCCTTCATTATCTGAGATAGTACAATTTTTCGGGCGAACAGGTGGAGATCCTTTATAAAGTTGAATTTGTCAAGGTAGTTTGTTGGACATAACGAAAGACCTTTTTTAAGTACCTTTATATGAACAAGGTTTAGTTTAAATGACGATAAATTGATTATCTGAAGGCCTTCCTCTGCTGTTTttaatatcccctgcgtccccggtATCGCCGGGGTCTGCCCCTGACAAAATTCCCCTGGTTCTGATTCTGTCTCCGTTGcctggagggatatctcctctctcttgaGTCTGAATTTGTCCCTCCTCCgccttctcttcctacctcctctcctccttcccctaaaaaattatgTGATTTCTCTGTGTTTGATCTATGATGTTCAGATTCTGCATCAGAAACATCAGTGCCAGAATCATAGGTACCCCTTATTGGTAAGTAGTTATatactttgttgtttttatagtcatcattgtctctggagagttttctaccttttcttaattttatatcattttacaaTCTAGCAATCTGCTCTTTGATTTCATCATTTAATTTGGCAAAATTAGTATTATTGGAAAAGGTATTAACCACCTTTTGGCATTCTTCTGCCTGTGTGATTGTTTTGTCCAGTCTATCTTTGTTACGCTTTACCATTTTACCCATTAagatgatggagcaatcagtaagactggaattccagtcctcCATGAATGCATCACCTCCTTCATCCTCCCTCAGGTTAGTCCCAGGGTCTAGTCTCAGACGTAGGCCCCTTggtataatgttattttttatgtaattctctAGGCTTGATGTCTCAGCCCTGAGTTTAACCTGTTTAACCAaaagttttttatagtttttaaaggcACCATAAATATTGATCGGTGCACTATTTTCAATCTGACTCTCTTCCAAGCCAGACATGGACAGAGACGCTGTTAGTTCAGCTTCCCAGTTCTCATCAGACAATGAAAATGCCATTATAATAGCGTGAATCAGGGTAAGGCACAAGTGTCAAAAATGTTTCTGTCCCCTGCAGCCACCAAGCTTGTGACACATTCAAAGAGTTGTAGACTCTTGTTAGGTTCAGTAGTTAGCATAAGGGGATCACCTCTCCGGAAACCTATATAGTGGTCTTTTAGACCCAGTTGCTAAGGTATGGTGATTGGAGAATCAAATTTAATAgcggaggggacgcaattgctatgaGCTTAAACAAGGAGTAACCAACCAGTTTACTTCTAGGTtaatactggtatggtctagaatatatcaaatatttggtgcagacccttatgtaaaatagatgagtttatgtagagagaataaatcctggaaacaaaagaaagaccaggataaaagacagggaattcagcactcttttttacaaaatttaactgaagctcaaaataaatacacaaatgtgtcGACCTAAAAGCTAGTAGCTGCAAAGGAGAAACTCTCTGGCACTAAcagtattataacatatatatatatgctcagaaggtaaaaaaatgcaaaaagacccAATAGGTAGATATGATCAATTTATAAGATGtcaaaatagcataaaaaatacaacttgttacaaacctgaccggtcaggggttagtgtctATACCACAACAGAAATCATCAACATGATATGTAATTGTTTTCACAGGCCTGTAGAGCCATATGTGTTAGCTGcaggatttagagtgggggacagtaattagactactacaccctactgcttgcggcaccttaatatgtaaggctaaatgccgggcagattattatctgggatctaagtagttacagttagtgtgccccaacacctatgcagCTTTAGAAGTCAAAACATAATTGCACATATACATGTTACTTAAAAGATATATTAGTGGGGGACTGGaagtcaagctactacacccagctgcatacggcaccttatagtattaaggctaaatgccgggcaggtattttatgggatctaagtaggttgctgtactgtgccccaaaatatgtacaaatatcttgtTACCATGCAAGCAAACAGCTAAGAACAGTATTATATAGCCAGCTTTGCTGGATAGTCACTTAGAAGCAGCTACTCTTGATATCGGGTATAAAAGTCCCTTTAGATAGAGTTATGCAAGCAAGAAGGTTAGCCGTGAAGCAGATACAGATAGTTGTAGAAAGCACAAGGTATAGCCTCAGCGTAGCGTGATATTAATAAGCTTCAAGCATATATTAGTGTAGCGTTTCCTTGGGGGACTTTAGCATATACCCTCTCATCAGGGTAGCATCATCCAAGACAGTCAATCAGCAACCTATTACcttctgagcatatatatatatatatgtaataatactgttagtgccagagagttctctcctttgcagctacattAGCTTTTAGGTCgacacatttgtgtatttattttgagcttcagttaaattttgtaaaaaagagtgctgaattccctgtcttttatcctggtctttcttttgtttccaggatttattctcgctacataaactcatctattttacataagggtctgcaccaaatattttatatattctagaccataccagtattaACCTAGAAGTAAACTGGTTGGTTACTCCTTGTTTAAGCtcatagcaattgcgtcccctccgctattaaatttgatatatatatatatatatgtttgtgtgtatatatatatatatattataatgtgtgtgtgtgtgtgtatataatatatatatatatataaatatatagaatatatatatatatatatatatatatatttataatatatatatatatataatatatatactatgtgtatgtgtatatatataaatatgtgtatgtgtatatataatatatatgtgtatatatataataatatatatatatatatatatatatataatatatatatatacacatacacatacatacacacataaatatatatataaatatatataataataatatatatatatatatatataatatatatatgtgttgtgtgtgtgtgtgtgtgtgtatgtatatatatatatatatatatatatatatatatatatatgtgtgtgtatatatatatatatattatatatatatatatacatatatatatatatatacacacacacacacacacacacacacacacacacacatatatatatatatatatatatatatatatataatatatatatatatatatatataaatatatatgcatattatataaatacacacacacacacacacacacacacacacacacatatatatatatatatatatatatatatatatatatatatacatatattatatatatatatacacacacacacatatatatataatatatatatataaatataatacacacacacacacacacacacacacacacacacacacacatatatatatatatatatatatatatatatataaacacacacacacacacacacacacacacacacacacacacacacacatatatatatatatatatatatatatatatatatatatatatatatatatatacacacacacacacacacacacacacatatatatatatataatataatatatatataaatatataatatatacaacacacacacacacacacacacacacacacacacacacacacatatatatatataatatatttatatatatatatatatatatatatatatatatatatatatatacatatatacacacgcacatatattatatataaatatatatatatatatatatatatatatatacacgcatatatataatatatatatatatatatatatatatacacacacacacacacacacacatatatatatatatatataatatatataatatatattatatatatatatatatatatatacatatatatacatacacacacatacatacacacacaaatatatatatatacacacacacatacatacacacacacacacacacacacacacatatatatatatatatatatatataatatatatatatatatatatataaatatacacacacatacatacacacacacatatatatatatatatatatacacacacacatatatatatacatacacacacacacatatatatatacacacacacacacacacacacacacacacacacacacacacacacacacatatatatatatatatatatatatatatatatatatatatatatacatatatatatatatatataaatatatataaatatatatacaacgcacatatatatatatataatatatatatatatatatatacacacacccacacacatacatacacacatacatatatatatatatatacacacacatacatacacacacacatatatataaaataaatatatataatattataatatatatatatatatatatatatatatacacacacatatatatatatatatatatatatataaatatacacacacatacatacacacacacacacacacatNNNNNNNNNNNNNNNNNNNNNNNNNNNNNNNNNNNNNNNNNNNNNNNNNNNNNNNNNNNNNNNNNNNNNNNNNNNNNNNNNNNNNNNNNNNNNNNNNNagtgtgtgtgtatatatatatgtgtgtgtgtgtatatatgtatatatatatatatatgtgtgtgtgtgtgtatgtatgtgtgtatatgtgtatatatatatatatatataatgtgtgtatgtatatatatatatatatatatatatatttatgtgtgtgtatgtatatatatatatatatatgtgtgtgtgtgtgtgtgtatatatatatatatatttatgtgtgtgtatatatatatatatatatgtgtgtgtgtgtgtgtgtatatatatatatatatatatatatatatatgtgtgtgtgtgtatgtatgtgtgtatatatatatatatatatgtgtgtgtgtgtgtatgtatgtgtgtatatatatatatatatgtatatatatatatgtgtgtgtgtgtgtgtgtgtgtatatatatatatatatgtatatatatatatgtgtgtgtgtatatatatatatatgtatatatatatatatgtgtgtgtgtgtgtgtgtgtgtgtatatatatgtatatatatatatgtgtgtgtgtgtatatatatatgtatatgtatatatatatgtgtgtgtatatatatatatatatatatatatgtatatatatatatgtgtgtgtgtgtttgtatatatatatatatatatatatatatatatgtgtatgtgtatatatatatatatatatatgtgtgtgtgtgtgtatatatatatatatatatgtgtgtgtgtgtgtatatatatatatgtgtgtgtgtgtgtatatatatatgtgtgtgtgtgtgtatatatatatatatatgtgtgtgtgtgtgtgtgtatatatatatgtgtgtgtgtgtgtatatatatatatatatatatgtatatatatatatatgtgtgtgtatataagtgtatatgtgtgcgtatatatgtatgtgtgtgtatatgtgtgtgtgtatatgtgtgtgtatgtgtgtatatgtgtgtgtatgtgtgtatatgtgtgtatgtgtgtgtgtatatatatatgtgtgtgtgtgtgtatatatatgtgtgtgtgtatatatgtgtgtgtgtatatatatgtgtgtgtgtgtgtatatatgtgtgtgtatatatgtgtgtgtatatatgtgtgtgtgtatatatgtgtgtgtatatatatgtgtgtgtgtgtgtgtgtgtgtgtgtgtatatatatatatgtgtgtgtgtgtgtgtgtgtgtatatatatatatgtgtgtgtgtgtatatatatatgtgtgtgtgtgtgtgtatatatatatatatgtgtgtgtgtgtatatatatatgtgtgtgtgtgtgtgtatatatatatgtgtgtgtgtgtgtgtatatatatgtgtgtgtgtgtgtgtgtatatatgtgtatatgtgtgtgtgtgtgtgtatatatatatatgtgtgtgtgtgtgtgtgtgtatatatatatatatatatatgtgtgtgtatatgtgtgtgtgtatatgtgtgtgtgtatatgtgtgtgtgtgtatatgtgtgtgtgtgtatatatatatatatgtgtgtgtgtatatatatatatatatgtgtgtgtgtgtgtatatatatatatatatatgtgtgtgtgtgtatatatatatatgtgtgtgtgtgtgtgtatatatatatgtgtgtgtgtatatatatatgtgtgtgtgtgtgtatatatatatgtgtgtgtgtgtgtgtgtatatatatatatgtgtgtgtgtatatatatatatatatgtgtgtgtgtgtgtatatatatatatgtgtgtgtgtgtgtgtatatatatatatgtgtgtttgtgtgtgtatatatatatatatatgtgtgtgtgtgtatatgtgtgtgtgtgtgtgtgtgtgtgtgtgtgtgtgtatatgtgtgtgtgtgtgtgtatacaatcaTCTTTCTTAGTTTTCACTTTCTTCGATTTATATTGAAGCAGTGTTTCTCTGGGAATTTGATCAATGCTTTCTTTAGCTTTAAGTAATAGATTCTCATGATAGCCTCGCTGTTTAAATCTATCTGTTGCTTCACTAGCCTGCTTTTGGTATTCCTCTTCTGTAGTACAATTTCTTTTGATGCAAGTGTATTCCCCCTTGGGTATACCTCTTAGTACATGCCGGGGATGTCATGAATCAAATTTTAATAGCGTATTTCCTGCCGTTTCTTTTCTGTACATTTTAGTTTGGATAAGCGATCCAATTTTGCCACCCTGGACAGTTAGGTCCAGAAAGTTCACACTGCTTACACTATGAGTACCTGTGAATTCTATGCCTTGTTGATTACAATTGAGATATTTGCAAAAGAGATCTGCTTTGGTTTCATCacattccaaaataaaaaacaaatcatctatataacgataATACTGgattattacatctttgaatggaTTCTCATCTCCAAAGACgttggacagctcccaccaacccatgaataggttggcataggagggggcaaatttagcccccatagctgtcccacgtctctggagatagtagtcCGTCTGAAACATAAAGAAATTTTGAGTTAACAAATACTCAATTGCATTAAGCAAGAAAACTTTTTTAAGGACACTGTgtcttttgttcttttttattcttttgaaataaatgttgtttttatataCATTCCCTGCCTGGAATACTTTTATCTACACTTTGTTCCAGCTACATTGAGCGCAACTTCTtcttatgtgtgtatgtaaataagtgatgcgtgtgtatgtatgtgtgtatgtaaataagtgatgcgtgtgtatgtatgtgtgtatgtaaataagtgtgtatgtaaataagtgtgtgtatgtatgtaaataagtgtgtgtatgtatgtaaataagtgtgtgtatgtatgtaaataagtgtgtgtatgtatgtaaataagtgtgtgtatgtatgtaaataagtgtgtgtatgtatgtaaataagtgtgtgtatgtatgtaaataagtgatgcgtgtgtatgtgtgtataaatgtgtgtgttaatatgtatgtgtatatgtaaataagtgcacgtgtatttatgtatgtgtatgtaaataagtgatgtgtttgtgtgactgtgtgtgtatgtaaataagtatgtatgtgtgtaagtatgtatgtgtgtgtgttaatatgtatgtgtatatgtaaataagtgcacgtgtatttatgtatgcgtgtgtaaatatgtatgattattttaaaaaggtttaaaataaaacaaaaataaaggtaCTGCACAAAGTGTTTTGCAattgctaaacatatgcaaagaggcgtGGCGTAGTGGGTGTAGCTTGGGTATGCAGTGGGTGTGGCATGTGCaggtgatgggtgggatcagaagtggcgagtaacatttttggcctggctagtagcccAGGACCTGAGCCCATGACTTACCCTCTCATTAACACTTTGGCATCCAAGGCATAACTTTTACATTAAATTTATCAGATGCTTtgctcattgaccttttatattatTTTGCTCTTTTTTTGAAGGGAGAAATGGATAGAGAAACAGGAAACGGTACGAAAAGGAGTTAAACGGGTTTTGAAATGTGATGTGACAAAGAGTAACCCAGTGGAGCCTTTAGTACTCCAGCCGTCTGACTGTCTGATCACCTCACTGTGTCTAGAGGCAGCCTGTAAAGACACGCCAACATTCCGCTGTGCGCTGAAAAACATCACCTCCATGATCAAACCAGGCGGACACTTAGTCATGATTACGGTCTTACAAGAGACTTTCTATATGGTCGGTGAGACAAAATTCTCCTGCTTGTacctggaaaaaacatcagtggaaGTTGCTGTAAAGGAAGCTGGCTGTTCTATTAAATACACTGAAATATGTCCTCTCTCTGCTGATCAAACTGCAGATTGTACAGCTGTACTGTTCCTTTTAGCTAGAAAAAATAATATAGTGTAACATTCTCTGTCTGCAAGTGGAAAAGGTCTAATACTGCATTCAATAAAGGGGATATATACTCATTTTGTAACATGATTTCATAGCATAATAAAAAGCAattacaagttgttgtttttttactttccgTAATGAAGTTTTATATTGTAatctctgtccctttaaacaaaagtaGATTGAAGACCTGATGCTCTGTCCTGTAATGTGCAGCTGTGGCATTTTGTGTAGTTGCTAGATTTCTGGGTGGTGGGGAGTGAGAGTAGAAGTCTGCATAACAATACATTTTGTATTGCTTTGTGCAGAtgtttttgtatcacagcactatGAGAcggatatggagcagcggtaaaCGTATAGGAAAAGGCACTTAGTAACTTGCAGGtagttaacgggacatgaaacccaaaatgtttcttttatgattcagatacaccatacaattgtaaacaacttttctatttaacttctattatcaaatgtgcttcattctctacgtatcctttgttgaaggggcagcaattaACTATTGGCCGCTAGCTGAACATAGGAATATAGGTGCTGCCTCCAATCAGCAGCCAactccccagtagtgcattgctgttccttagcCTACCAAGTtgagcttttcaacaatggataacaaaagagcaaatcaaataatagaattcaactagagagttgcttaaaattgaaaatctgaattatgaaagaaaaatgtatttagtaaaaatctgaTATGCAGCTATTTTCTCCTCGTACCAATAGCCGGCAGCTCTGTATCTATATAACTTATGTACCAATGTTATAGATAGTAATAAAGCTAAACCACTTCCAACCGCACCTTCTGCCCTGGCCCTTGAACTGCAGTTATAGGGGCAGTGAactgtgtggtgtttttttttactcttcatttgttcctaatgatcaatTTCACCCAATGGAGTATAaagttgtttgcaaatagctcctttatcttttattttgtgatctgaaatagctaattttgcctcTAGTATCAAcacctatactgaatatttcaacacttaaagggacacagaacccaattgttttctttctcaattcacatagaacatgcaattttaagcaactttctaatttactcgtattatcaagttttctttgttctcgttctatctttatttgaaaaagaaggcatctaagctaaggagccagcaattttgtggttcagaaccatagacagcacttgcttattggtgctgtccaattagcaaggacaacccaggttgttcacaaaaaatgggccggcatctaaacttacattcttgctgttaaaataaagataccaagagaatgcagaaaatttgataataggagtaaattagaaagttgcttaaaattgctactctatctgaatcacaaaagaaaaaatttgggttcagtctagtcaaaattaattttcattattcagataggacatgtaattataaacaaatttccaatttacttttatcacatttactttgctctcttggtattctttgttgaaagctaaacctaggtagctcatatgctaacttctaagccattgaaggccgtctctatctcagtgcatttggacagtaaaaaatgcaagtcggtcaaaagaactgaaataaggggtcagtctgcagaggcttagatacaaggtaatcagaggtaaaatgtatattaaagggacagtctactccagattttttattttttttaaaagatagataattcctttattacccattaccagtTTTGACAACACATAGGCCCAGCACTGAAGGAAATGCTCAGATGGGTGCACATAGCTGAGGTTACTGCATACCCCCTTATATGAAGCAACAATACAAACAGAAATGTCACTGCACCACAAATATATCCAGAAGATTATTCCTTTATTTAAAGCATAACATGCAACATGTCAGCCTATAGTACAAGATTACCTCCACCTGTCTTTTATAGGCTAACTCATTaacatacattacacacagatgataccaaaatggtacatgttaTCATCATATGCCATCTAGTGGCCCAAATATAACATTACATACATCTGTCAaccttttaaacatttaaaaatacataactttGCTGAATAGAATTCTATATATAAAGACCTTTAACACTATTTACATTATAGTACATTAAAATATAGTAAACACTCGGAAAAAAGCAAGAAAACAGGGATACCATGGATtttccagttttccataaccaacacagttatattaatacactttttacctctgtgattaccttgtatctaagcctctgcagattgtccccttatttcagttcttttgacagatttgcattttagccaatcagtgttgactcccaGGTAGCTCCACAGGAGTGacaacaatgctatctatatggcacactagggttgccacccgtcccttaaaatacagaacacttataagttacacatgctgcagggtgtgcagggaggaacattaatagtgctgtccagaaacacaatacatgttcctccctgcacaccctgcagcatgtgtaactcataagtgtccaggaaaacatggctgaagtggcaaccctatggcacacacaaactagcattgtctagctgtgaaaaactatcaaaatgccatgagataagaggcagccatcaagggcttagaaattagcatatgaacctacctaggtttagctttcaacaaacaatacaaatagaacaaagcaaatgtgatgctataagtaaattggaaagtgtttcaaAATTGCATGACTAGAACCTGGGCCACTGACAATGGAAGAAATAAGAACAACCGTCACGCTATAAAGGGGTGTACCCTTTATAGCGTGACGGttgttcttatttctttttttggtGTTATAAGCATTgttatataaagggatataaaagagtagGTAACAACTTTACAAAATGCAATGTGCTCACAACCAATCAATGAAGGCATTTGGAAGTAGTAGAAAGCGCAGCAGACGGTGGAGAATTTCAGGACTTGTAAACAGGTAAACATTGTATTGTCTATATAATCTGTACACTATCATGCTATAGTTGTATTGCCTACTCTTGTTCTTTACAACTCATTTTTACTGGCAGGATAACAAAAGTTAACccattaatacattaaaaaaaatatatatttttaatattgaatattacTCCTGCTCGGTtatggctgtgtgtatgtacaAACCATTTGACACTTGAAGattaaaatggggggggggtatgAGAAGGTGAAATGTACATCTTGAGGTTAGTTTATTCGGACATCCCAACtctctgaagttcagggagtctccctgattgtaatagcagctccctgatgccagcaaatggaacacaatctccctgaaactccaagcacCATGATCCAAtatggcccaaatccggaaaagtgtttctttaaagggacactgtacccaaaaattttcttttgtgattcagatagagcatgcaattttaagcaactttctaatttactcctattatcaatttttcttccttctcttgctatctttatatgaaaaagaaggcatcttagcttttttcttggttcagaactctggacagcagtttttgattggtggatgaatttatccaccaatcagcaaggacaacctaggttgttcaccaaaaatgggccggcatctaaacttacattcttgcatttcaaataaagataccaagagaataaagaacattttataataggagtaaattagaaagttgcttaaaattgcatgctctatctgaatcacgaaagaaattttttgggtacagtgtccctttaaggaatgcctttagttgctgggacgttatagaaccctcaaagcatgcaccagtaaTTAAAAAGCccacactgattttaataaaaaaacccacaaatattaccttatttactgcacatagttaaccctttcgtgtcagggctaaagtgcctacatcggaacaactgttccgatgtagacaaattgaaaccacgcgatcatgCACACgctcgcgagatttcaatgattggggggcgtccctacaaccctaggaacgccctccagaccgcgatcaaatcctgaaagcacagaaggcttcaggacagccgtaagctatgacgttctattccgtcataatggctttaaagcccagtgtaattatgacggaatagaacggcataacggctttaaaaggttaaactttgtattctaaaatatttaagcattcaacaagcgtacgatcactggaaattaGGTTGTTtgtttgtggttgtgcaataaagctacttttttatgtgactttagtgggaagctactttaatgataagtctctatcttatttagagtttcaaggtgtccaatatataactgggaga
Proteins encoded:
- the LOC128639273 gene encoding indolethylamine N-methyltransferase; the protein is MENFTGTEDYQRDFNPRVYLDLYYRNSCQNNEILMFALRNLHKTFHLGDVTGTTLIDIGSGPTIYQILAACEKFTDIICTDYTDSNRRELESWLKNDPGAFNWRAVIEAACEIEGNREKWIEKQETVRKGVKRVLKCDVTKSNPVEPLVLQPSDCLITSLCLEAACKDTPTFRCALKNITSMIKPGGHLVMITVLQETFYMVGETKFSCLYLEKTSVEVAVKEAGCSIKYTEICPLSADQTADCTAVLFLLARKNNIV